In one window of Maribacter sp. BPC-D8 DNA:
- a CDS encoding ribonuclease Z, which yields MIFTKEGSLIIVSQEKISIELFFQNLEKEYDKFKNDNLVLDLLSFSELTPYNVISFLEIARKHKKNGKSFVLVSNQVSYDDVPEEINLVPSLQEARDVVEMEEIERDLGL from the coding sequence ATGATTTTTACTAAAGAAGGATCGTTGATCATCGTCTCTCAAGAAAAAATTTCTATTGAACTTTTTTTCCAAAATTTAGAGAAGGAATATGACAAGTTTAAGAATGATAATCTCGTGTTAGATTTATTGAGTTTCTCAGAACTGACACCTTACAATGTTATTTCATTTTTAGAAATAGCTAGAAAGCATAAAAAGAATGGTAAGTCATTCGTATTGGTATCAAATCAGGTGTCATATGACGATGTGCCAGAAGAAATAAATTTAGTTCCGTCACTTCAAGAAGCACGCGATGTAGTTGAAATGGAAGAAATTGAACGCGATTTAGGGCTGTAA
- a CDS encoding ribonuclease Z: MHLTVLGCYAATPRTFTNPTSQVLEINNHIVLIDCGEGTQVELRRHKIKFSRINHIFISHLHGDHFFGLPGFISTMRLLGREKELHVYGPKGIKEAITLLLKLGDSWTNYPLLFHELTSKESELIFEDTKISVTTIPLDHRIYTNGYLFREKVGKRKLNIEAVEKYGIDKAYYQNIKNGKDITLDNGEVISNSELTYDPPKPKSYAFCSDTIYDESLAAKIKDVDVLYHESTFLESEAELATKTKHATAMQAAKVAKAADVKTLVLGHYSTRYKSIELFKEEASTIFKNVLLADDGKTFDF; this comes from the coding sequence ATGCACCTTACTGTATTGGGCTGTTATGCGGCAACACCAAGAACATTTACGAACCCAACATCTCAAGTTCTAGAAATCAATAACCATATTGTGTTAATTGATTGTGGTGAGGGAACACAAGTCGAACTCAGAAGGCATAAAATAAAGTTCTCAAGAATTAATCATATTTTCATCTCACACCTTCATGGAGACCACTTTTTTGGTCTGCCAGGTTTCATTTCTACGATGAGATTACTAGGTAGAGAGAAGGAGCTTCATGTATACGGACCAAAAGGAATCAAAGAAGCTATTACATTACTTTTAAAATTAGGCGATTCATGGACGAACTATCCTTTATTATTTCATGAACTTACAAGTAAAGAGTCTGAGCTTATTTTTGAGGATACTAAAATTAGTGTTACGACAATACCGCTAGATCATAGGATTTACACAAATGGCTATTTGTTTAGGGAAAAAGTTGGAAAAAGAAAGCTGAATATAGAAGCTGTCGAGAAGTATGGTATAGATAAAGCCTATTATCAGAATATAAAAAATGGTAAAGATATCACCCTAGATAATGGAGAGGTAATTAGTAATAGTGAATTGACTTATGATCCGCCTAAGCCAAAATCTTATGCCTTTTGTAGTGATACAATTTATGATGAAAGCTTAGCTGCGAAAATTAAAGATGTTGATGTTTTATATCATGAATCTACCTTTTTAGAGTCAGAAGCCGAATTGGCAACGAAAACAAAGCATGCAACTGCAATGCAAGCTGCAAAAGTAGCAAAAGCGGCCGACGTAAAAACCTTAGTATTAGGTCATTATTCTACACGTTATAAATCTATTGAGCTTTTTAAAGAAGAAGCATCAACTATATTTAAGAATGTGCTACTTGCCGATGATGGTAAGACTTTCGATTTTTAA
- the pdxH gene encoding pyridoxamine 5'-phosphate oxidase produces MQKDLGDYRKSYEKSALMEDSISDNPIQLFQTWFYEVEKSDGVDEPNAMTVSTVGVDGFPKSRVVLLKKYTHEGFIFYTNYNSEKGRAISENPKICISFFWANLERQIIIKGTAEKLSKNLSDGYFESRPDGSKLGALVSDQSTVIDSRSVLENKLTELEKEYEGKEIERPEHWGGYLVRPVSMEFWQGRPNRLHDRIRYTLTDDFDWKMERLAP; encoded by the coding sequence ATGCAAAAAGATTTAGGAGATTATAGAAAATCATACGAGAAAAGCGCGTTGATGGAAGATAGTATATCTGACAACCCTATTCAGCTATTTCAAACTTGGTTTTACGAAGTTGAAAAGTCTGACGGAGTCGATGAGCCTAATGCCATGACTGTTTCTACGGTGGGTGTAGATGGTTTTCCAAAAAGCAGGGTTGTTCTTCTTAAAAAATACACACACGAAGGTTTTATTTTTTACACCAATTATAATAGTGAGAAAGGAAGAGCGATAAGTGAAAACCCTAAAATTTGTATTTCTTTTTTCTGGGCGAATTTAGAACGCCAAATAATTATAAAAGGTACCGCTGAGAAATTGTCGAAAAATCTCTCTGATGGTTATTTTGAATCACGACCAGACGGAAGTAAATTAGGAGCTTTAGTTTCTGATCAAAGCACTGTTATAGATTCTAGGTCTGTGTTAGAAAATAAACTTACCGAGTTAGAGAAAGAGTATGAGGGTAAGGAAATTGAAAGACCAGAACATTGGGGCGGATATTTGGTGAGACCAGTGTCAATGGAGTTTTGGCAGGGTAGACCTAATAGATTGCATGATCGTATTCGATATACCCTTACAGATGATTTTGATTGGAAAATGGAACGATTGGCTCCTTAA
- a CDS encoding SixA phosphatase family protein, translating into MKNLYLMRHGKSSWELNVSDQDRSLLQRGIFDAHLVGEEVARKNLKIDHVYTSPANRAFHTCMICLRALQYPLEDCNITSELYDFSGDQVLEFIKNLDDNLDNVLLFGHNHTFTHLANSLGDKHIINVPTSGFVHLQFNEITWATISKGSTIQTIFPKQLKA; encoded by the coding sequence ATGAAGAATTTATATTTAATGCGACATGGTAAGTCTTCTTGGGAACTAAATGTTAGTGATCAAGACAGGTCATTATTACAAAGAGGTATTTTCGATGCGCATTTGGTTGGGGAAGAAGTAGCAAGAAAGAATTTAAAAATAGACCATGTTTATACGAGTCCGGCAAACAGGGCGTTTCATACCTGTATGATTTGCTTACGAGCACTTCAATATCCTCTTGAGGATTGTAATATAACTTCAGAGTTGTATGATTTTTCAGGAGACCAGGTACTCGAATTTATTAAGAATTTAGATGATAATTTAGACAATGTTCTTCTTTTTGGGCACAACCATACCTTTACCCATTTGGCAAATTCATTAGGAGATAAGCATATTATTAATGTGCCTACTAGCGGATTTGTTCATTTACAATTTAATGAAATTACGTGGGCTACTATTTCAAAAGGCTCAACAATACAAACCATTTTTCCGAAGCAACTAAAAGCATGA
- the ppk1 gene encoding polyphosphate kinase 1 gives MIKNNNQYVNREISWLWFNERVLQESADKNVPLIERLRFLGIFSNNLDEFFKVRYATVKRIVEAGKTGKSVLGGEKAKDLLEEITNIVIEQQTKSLTILRRIEHELEGKNIFIIKETELNENQKEFAKAYFLKEVSPQLMTIILNDLTRFPTLKDTAAYLAVKMVIKSEESKKEKRYALIEIPKGIDRFVVLPDEGEKSYIIILDDLIRYCLDNIFTMFEYESISAHMIKITRDAELDIDNDLSKSFIEKISSSVEHRKIGDPVRFVYDKSIGRDTLTFLKEKMNIEDTDSVIPGGRYHNRRDYMGFPSLGRKDLLYDKIIPLPVKGLSVEGSILESIAKKDYLQYTPYHTFTYILKFLREAALDPKVRTIKITVYRLARNSQIAASLINAVKNGKQVTVQIELQARFDEQANIEYAEQLQGEGVKLIFGVPGLKVHSKICLIEREEAGSIKRYGFVSTGNFNESTARIYTDFTLFTADDSILKELNKVFDFFETTYKINKYKHLIVSPHYTKNAFMKLIDNEIANAEQGKVAFIKIKMNSFTSYKMVDKLYEASRAGVKIQLIIRGICCLIPGIEGMSENIEAISVIDKFLEHTRIFAFANGGDTKIYISSADWMTRNLDYRVEVGCPIYDEEIKKELMDTFDICWKDNMKARVFNAAQDNAYRKTTLPRIRSQFATYEYYANKQES, from the coding sequence ATGATAAAAAATAACAACCAGTACGTAAATAGAGAGATAAGTTGGTTATGGTTCAACGAGCGTGTATTACAAGAAAGCGCAGATAAGAATGTTCCATTAATTGAAAGACTTCGTTTTTTAGGAATTTTCTCTAACAACCTAGATGAGTTTTTTAAAGTTAGGTATGCAACGGTAAAGCGTATAGTTGAAGCAGGTAAAACTGGTAAAAGTGTATTGGGTGGTGAAAAGGCTAAAGATCTCTTAGAAGAGATTACAAATATTGTAATAGAGCAGCAAACTAAAAGTTTAACGATTCTTAGAAGAATTGAGCATGAGTTAGAGGGTAAGAATATCTTTATAATTAAAGAAACAGAGCTAAACGAAAACCAAAAGGAATTTGCAAAAGCCTATTTCTTGAAAGAGGTGAGTCCGCAGTTAATGACAATCATTCTAAACGATCTTACTCGTTTTCCAACCTTAAAAGATACTGCAGCATATTTGGCAGTAAAAATGGTCATTAAAAGTGAAGAAAGTAAGAAAGAGAAACGATATGCATTAATTGAAATTCCGAAGGGAATAGACCGTTTTGTTGTTTTGCCAGATGAAGGCGAAAAGAGTTATATCATTATTCTAGATGATTTGATCAGATATTGCTTAGACAATATTTTTACCATGTTTGAATACGAGTCTATTTCGGCTCATATGATAAAGATAACGAGAGATGCCGAGCTAGATATCGACAACGATTTAAGTAAGAGTTTTATTGAGAAAATATCATCTAGTGTAGAACACAGAAAAATAGGTGATCCGGTTCGTTTTGTCTATGATAAGAGTATAGGTAGAGATACCTTAACTTTTCTAAAAGAGAAGATGAATATTGAAGATACCGATAGTGTAATACCTGGCGGCAGATATCATAACCGTAGAGATTATATGGGCTTTCCGAGCTTGGGTAGAAAAGATTTACTGTACGATAAAATTATCCCGTTACCGGTAAAAGGCTTAAGTGTAGAAGGTAGTATTTTAGAAAGTATCGCTAAAAAAGATTATCTGCAATATACTCCATATCATACCTTTACATATATTTTAAAGTTTTTGCGTGAAGCTGCTTTAGATCCTAAAGTACGTACTATTAAGATTACGGTATATAGGCTGGCAAGAAACTCTCAAATTGCCGCATCTTTAATTAATGCAGTTAAAAATGGTAAACAAGTTACCGTACAAATTGAGCTTCAAGCTCGTTTTGATGAGCAAGCCAATATTGAATATGCAGAGCAGTTACAGGGAGAAGGTGTAAAACTAATTTTTGGTGTACCGGGTTTAAAAGTACATAGTAAAATATGTTTGATAGAAAGAGAAGAAGCTGGTTCAATAAAGAGATATGGTTTCGTAAGCACAGGTAATTTCAATGAATCTACAGCAAGAATTTATACTGATTTTACACTCTTTACAGCAGATGATTCTATACTAAAAGAGTTGAACAAGGTTTTCGACTTCTTTGAGACTACCTATAAAATCAATAAATACAAACACCTTATTGTTTCTCCGCATTATACTAAAAATGCGTTCATGAAATTAATTGATAATGAGATAGCAAATGCCGAGCAAGGTAAAGTAGCTTTTATTAAAATAAAAATGAACAGTTTTACATCTTATAAGATGGTAGATAAACTGTATGAAGCAAGTAGAGCAGGGGTAAAGATCCAGTTGATCATAAGAGGTATATGTTGCTTAATACCAGGTATTGAGGGTATGAGTGAAAACATAGAAGCTATAAGTGTAATAGATAAATTTTTAGAACACACACGTATTTTTGCATTCGCTAATGGTGGTGATACTAAAATATATATATCGTCTGCAGATTGGATGACTAGAAACCTCGATTATAGAGTTGAAGTTGGTTGCCCAATTTATGATGAGGAAATTAAAAAAGAATTGATGGATACATTTGATATCTGTTGGAAAGATAACATGAAAGCACGTGTATTCAACGCAGCTCAAGATAATGCGTATAGAAAGACAACATTACCTAGAATTAGGTCACAATTTGCAACCTATGAGTATTATGCGAATAAACAAGAATCTTAA
- a CDS encoding Ppx/GppA phosphatase family protein, producing MKVRKFAAIDIGSNAIRLLTHNVIEDKGKKTQFRKSALVRVPVRLGEDSFTVGEISEVNETRLISTMKAFKLLMEVAGVEKYRACATSAMREANNGNEIIKKVAEESGIQIDLIDGKQEAAIIAATDLKSLIKEDQSYLYIDVGGGSTEFTLFSNGEIQVSKSFKLGTVRLLNDMVKPETWNKLEVWIKLILKDKPKLSIIGSGGNINKLHKLSGRKEGEPLSYIWLNAQYHFLDSLSYDDRISELGLNPDRADVIIPATKIFLSAAKWSGAKKIHVPKIGLSDGIIKDLYNSENK from the coding sequence TTGAAGGTAAGAAAATTTGCAGCGATTGATATAGGTTCCAATGCCATCAGGTTGCTAACGCATAACGTGATTGAGGATAAGGGTAAAAAGACCCAATTCAGAAAAAGCGCTTTGGTTAGGGTGCCTGTGCGTTTAGGTGAAGATTCATTTACGGTAGGTGAAATTTCTGAGGTAAATGAAACTAGGTTAATAAGTACCATGAAGGCTTTTAAATTGTTGATGGAAGTTGCAGGAGTAGAAAAATACAGAGCTTGCGCCACTTCGGCAATGAGAGAAGCCAATAATGGAAATGAGATTATAAAAAAAGTAGCTGAGGAATCAGGTATTCAAATAGATTTGATAGATGGTAAGCAGGAAGCAGCTATAATAGCCGCGACAGATTTAAAGAGTCTTATTAAAGAGGATCAATCTTATTTATACATTGATGTTGGTGGGGGAAGTACAGAATTCACCTTATTTTCAAATGGTGAAATTCAAGTTTCTAAGTCGTTTAAATTAGGTACGGTTAGACTTTTGAACGATATGGTAAAACCCGAGACCTGGAATAAATTAGAAGTATGGATTAAACTAATTCTCAAAGACAAGCCAAAATTATCTATTATTGGCTCAGGTGGTAATATCAATAAGTTGCATAAGCTTTCAGGAAGAAAAGAAGGTGAGCCCTTATCTTATATCTGGTTGAACGCTCAATATCATTTTTTAGATAGCTTAAGTTATGATGATCGTATATCAGAATTAGGGTTAAATCCAGATAGGGCAGATGTTATTATACCGGCAACCAAAATTTTTCTTTCAGCTGCCAAATGGAGTGGAGCGAAGAAAATTCATGTTCCTAAAATCGGACTTTCAGATGGTATAATTAAAGATTTATACAATTCTGAAAATAAGTAA
- a CDS encoding tRNA-(ms[2]io[6]A)-hydroxylase, whose amino-acid sequence MLGLKLPTDPRWVNIVEKNIDEILTDHAYCEQKAASTAISLIVSFPEYTELVEEMVALSREEMGHFKMVHDLILKRGNTLGRDRKDDYVIQLIKFFPKGGSRTTQLVHRLLYAGLIEARSCERFRLLSEELEDKKLAEFYHKLMISEAGHYTMFLKFARKYGELEEVNKKWDSLLEYEAQIMKDLGTKESIHG is encoded by the coding sequence ATGCTAGGCTTAAAACTACCTACTGATCCAAGATGGGTAAATATTGTAGAGAAAAATATTGATGAAATACTTACTGATCATGCGTATTGTGAGCAAAAAGCTGCGAGTACTGCCATATCGCTAATTGTATCTTTCCCTGAATATACAGAGCTTGTTGAAGAAATGGTTGCCCTATCTAGAGAAGAAATGGGTCATTTTAAAATGGTGCATGACCTTATATTAAAACGTGGTAATACTTTAGGTCGAGATCGTAAAGATGATTATGTAATTCAACTAATCAAATTCTTTCCAAAGGGAGGAAGCAGAACTACACAGTTGGTTCATAGATTATTGTACGCAGGATTAATTGAAGCGCGCAGTTGTGAGCGATTTAGATTATTATCTGAAGAGTTAGAAGACAAAAAATTAGCCGAATTCTATCATAAATTAATGATTAGTGAAGCCGGACATTATACTATGTTCTTAAAATTTGCCCGTAAATATGGGGAATTAGAAGAGGTGAATAAAAAATGGGACAGTCTTCTGGAATATGAAGCTCAAATCATGAAAGATTTAGGCACCAAAGAATCTATTCACGGTTAA
- a CDS encoding EboA domain-containing protein, which translates to MHNQKDIQNILIQFGAPESVSWLEGKIEKLASDKSSKDLFMSYSLLNVKFDAVKPISFKQLDTESTSYFSAHKANILQVARIYLLSEVLGHDQEYYTPKVANIIQVADTSELETFLKYLILLPNPEAYKQTAVEALRTNIATIFDAISLNNPYPAKYFNDQQWNQMFLKAAFMERDLSQIESVDERANADLTRIISDYAHERWAAGRKIDPLFWRPVSKFLNEELLNDMKTLLDSDDVLENNSGALCCYHSENDKALALLNSKPELKHKIADQQITWNTIKQQ; encoded by the coding sequence ATGCACAATCAAAAAGACATTCAAAATATTTTAATCCAATTTGGAGCACCAGAAAGTGTAAGTTGGTTAGAAGGTAAAATAGAGAAGCTGGCTAGTGATAAGTCTTCAAAAGATTTATTCATGAGCTATAGCCTTCTAAATGTGAAATTTGATGCGGTAAAACCAATTTCATTTAAACAATTAGATACTGAAAGTACTAGCTATTTCAGCGCACATAAAGCAAATATTCTACAAGTAGCGCGTATTTATTTGTTGTCGGAAGTTCTAGGGCATGATCAGGAATATTATACACCTAAAGTCGCAAACATTATACAAGTGGCTGATACTAGTGAGTTAGAAACTTTTCTAAAATACTTGATTTTATTGCCAAACCCAGAAGCTTATAAACAAACAGCGGTAGAAGCTTTAAGAACGAACATTGCTACGATTTTTGATGCAATTTCATTGAACAATCCATATCCGGCGAAATATTTCAATGATCAACAATGGAATCAGATGTTTTTAAAAGCTGCATTTATGGAGCGAGATCTTTCGCAAATAGAATCTGTTGATGAAAGAGCAAATGCTGATTTAACTAGAATAATATCTGATTATGCACATGAAAGGTGGGCTGCAGGCAGAAAAATAGACCCATTATTTTGGAGACCCGTTTCGAAATTTTTGAATGAGGAACTATTGAATGATATGAAGACACTTCTTGATAGTGATGATGTATTAGAAAATAATTCAGGAGCCCTTTGTTGTTATCATTCAGAAAATGATAAGGCATTGGCACTTTTGAATAGTAAACCAGAGCTAAAACATAAAATAGCAGACCAACAGATAACTTGGAATACGATTAAACAACAATAG
- a CDS encoding TatD family hydrolase, translating into MEDKMMIIDPHVHMTSRTTDDYEAMAAAGVVAIIEPSFWLGQPRTQVGSFQDYFSSLVGWEPFRASQFGIKHYCTIGLNSKEANNEALAEQVIELLPLYLHKENVVAIGEIGYDDQTPAEDKFFRMQLDMAKELDMTVQVHTPHRDKKAGTIKSMEVCLEHGLDPANVIIDHNNEETVKEVLDRGFIAAFTIYPKTKMGNERMVEVVKKFGSSNIIVDSSADWGVSDPLAVPKTASLMLKRGISIEDVRKTCYQNALDAFSKNGKMKEAHWLQPDSINQSQLFNDNSVLRGQKPRIDEDQIT; encoded by the coding sequence ATGGAAGATAAAATGATGATTATTGACCCGCATGTTCACATGACGTCAAGAACAACAGATGATTATGAAGCAATGGCGGCAGCGGGAGTTGTTGCGATAATAGAACCTTCATTTTGGTTGGGTCAACCTAGAACCCAAGTTGGTTCTTTTCAAGATTACTTTAGTAGTCTTGTTGGTTGGGAACCTTTTAGAGCTAGCCAATTTGGTATTAAGCATTATTGCACTATTGGCTTAAATTCTAAAGAGGCTAACAATGAGGCTTTAGCGGAACAAGTTATAGAATTGTTGCCTTTATACTTACATAAAGAGAATGTAGTTGCCATTGGTGAAATTGGTTATGATGACCAAACACCTGCAGAAGATAAGTTTTTCAGAATGCAATTAGATATGGCAAAAGAATTGGACATGACGGTTCAAGTGCATACACCACATCGCGATAAGAAAGCCGGTACCATTAAGAGTATGGAAGTTTGTTTAGAACACGGTTTAGATCCTGCCAATGTCATTATTGACCATAATAACGAAGAAACGGTAAAAGAGGTTCTTGACCGCGGATTTATAGCTGCATTTACTATTTACCCAAAAACAAAGATGGGTAATGAACGTATGGTAGAAGTAGTGAAGAAATTTGGTAGTTCTAATATTATCGTAGATAGCTCTGCAGACTGGGGTGTAAGTGATCCATTGGCAGTGCCGAAAACGGCTTCTTTAATGTTGAAAAGAGGTATTTCTATAGAAGATGTTAGAAAAACCTGTTACCAAAATGCGTTAGATGCTTTTAGTAAAAACGGAAAAATGAAAGAAGCGCATTGGTTACAGCCAGATAGCATTAATCAATCGCAACTATTTAATGATAATAGTGTTTTAAGAGGTCAGAAGCCAAGAATAGACGAAGACCAAATCACCTAA
- the eboC gene encoding UbiA-like protein EboC (EboC, a homolog the polyprenyltransferase UbiA, belongs to system of proteins involved in the trafficking of precursor metabolites to an extracytoplasmic compartment so that the biosynthesis of certain natural products, such as scytonemin, can be completed.), with amino-acid sequence MKEKLMGFARLARPANLPTAAADILAGIAIALYLRNIDVLGFLTEQSGDIFLLVFSSVALYAGGVVFNDVFDAELDAIERPERAIPSGLVPKREAIYFGTILMLIGVTLAFKCNMLAGIISVILTIAILTYDGYFKQFGFAGPLNMGVCRGLNLLMGMSILGMLSHWYIALVPVVYIFAITLISRGEVHGNNKKHIVWAGILYAIVIVAISLVVIQQKDNSLILLPFLILFAYLIFKPLLKAYKENSPENIKKAVMGGVLSLVVMNACWVAGFSNWYLALAVLLLLPVSILLSKLFAVT; translated from the coding sequence ATGAAAGAAAAGTTAATGGGTTTTGCTCGTTTGGCAAGACCCGCAAATTTGCCAACTGCCGCAGCAGATATTTTGGCGGGTATTGCTATTGCATTATATCTGCGGAATATAGACGTGCTTGGCTTTTTAACAGAGCAAAGCGGTGATATATTTTTATTGGTCTTTTCTTCGGTTGCTTTATATGCCGGCGGAGTTGTTTTTAATGATGTATTCGATGCAGAATTAGATGCTATTGAAAGACCGGAAAGAGCCATACCAAGCGGATTAGTGCCTAAGCGTGAGGCAATTTATTTCGGAACTATATTAATGTTGATAGGCGTTACCTTGGCATTCAAGTGTAATATGCTTGCAGGGATAATATCCGTAATCTTGACTATTGCTATTCTAACGTATGATGGGTATTTTAAGCAATTCGGTTTCGCCGGACCTTTGAACATGGGTGTTTGTCGAGGATTAAATTTGTTAATGGGAATGTCTATTTTGGGTATGCTCTCTCATTGGTACATTGCGTTAGTGCCTGTAGTTTACATTTTTGCGATAACTTTAATCAGTAGAGGCGAAGTACATGGTAATAACAAAAAACACATTGTCTGGGCTGGCATTTTATATGCAATAGTTATAGTAGCTATATCATTAGTTGTTATCCAACAGAAAGACAATTCGTTAATTCTTTTACCGTTTTTAATTTTGTTCGCATATTTAATTTTTAAACCACTTTTGAAAGCCTACAAAGAGAATTCACCTGAGAATATAAAGAAGGCGGTAATGGGCGGTGTACTATCGCTTGTTGTGATGAACGCTTGCTGGGTAGCAGGTTTTTCTAACTGGTATTTGGCGCTAGCAGTTTTATTATTATTGCCAGTATCAATACTTTTGTCTAAACTATTTGCAGTAACATAA
- a CDS encoding 3-dehydroquinate synthase, translating to MQLQPIKQSFQVQYDYQLYFTSGLFALENPLFEKLIANYKSFEPVKLLFVLDDGVKNHHPGLINQIEAYCKKNQQTIKYTNTLVLPGGEQVKNSDAAIDSVLKGVNENKICRHSFVVVIGGGAVIDMVGYAAAIAHRGVKLIRIPTTVLSQNDSAVGVKNSVNAFKKKNFLGTFAPPFAIINDSNFLETLEQRDWISGISEAIKVALIKDRSFFKYIADNATALKNREMEPMQYVIYKCAEMHMHHIAQGGDPFESGSSRPLDFGHWAAHKMEFMTNYELRHGEAVAKGIALDVTYAQLTGLISQGDLQHILDVMIAIGFDLSLPVESAVEIQSLLDGIEEFREHLGGQLTITLISDLGVKHDVHTIDMELMAQAVSKLNHQFALN from the coding sequence ATGCAATTACAACCTATAAAACAGTCTTTTCAAGTGCAATATGATTATCAATTGTACTTTACTTCGGGACTATTTGCTTTAGAGAATCCGTTATTCGAAAAATTAATTGCGAACTATAAGAGCTTTGAACCTGTCAAACTTTTGTTTGTGTTGGATGACGGAGTTAAAAACCATCACCCTGGGTTAATAAATCAGATTGAAGCCTATTGTAAAAAAAATCAGCAAACTATAAAGTATACGAATACTTTGGTATTGCCAGGTGGCGAGCAAGTTAAAAATAGCGATGCAGCTATTGATTCTGTTTTAAAAGGTGTCAATGAAAACAAAATTTGTCGTCATTCATTTGTAGTTGTCATTGGTGGTGGTGCAGTAATCGATATGGTCGGTTATGCAGCTGCAATTGCGCATAGAGGTGTTAAGTTGATACGAATACCTACTACAGTATTATCTCAGAACGATTCTGCAGTAGGGGTGAAGAACAGTGTTAATGCTTTTAAAAAGAAAAATTTTTTAGGAACATTCGCTCCGCCTTTCGCAATTATCAACGACAGTAATTTTCTAGAAACTTTAGAGCAACGCGATTGGATTTCTGGTATTTCTGAAGCCATTAAAGTTGCCTTGATTAAGGATAGGTCTTTCTTTAAGTATATAGCCGATAATGCTACGGCACTTAAGAATAGAGAAATGGAACCCATGCAATATGTAATTTATAAATGTGCAGAAATGCATATGCATCATATTGCGCAAGGCGGTGACCCATTTGAGTCGGGATCATCAAGACCATTAGATTTCGGGCATTGGGCAGCCCATAAGATGGAGTTTATGACCAATTATGAATTGCGACATGGCGAAGCGGTAGCAAAAGGTATTGCGCTAGATGTGACTTATGCTCAATTAACCGGTTTAATTTCACAGGGGGATTTACAGCATATTTTAGACGTGATGATTGCTATCGGTTTTGATCTTTCTCTTCCGGTAGAAAGCGCTGTAGAGATTCAATCTTTGTTAGATGGTATAGAAGAGTTTAGAGAGCATTTAGGGGGTCAGTTGACAATTACCCTAATTTCTGATTTAGGTGTTAAGCATGACGTTCATACTATCGATATGGAGCTAATGGCGCAAGCAGTTTCAAAGTTGAATCATCAATTCGCATTAAATTAA